In Trifolium pratense cultivar HEN17-A07 linkage group LG7, ARS_RC_1.1, whole genome shotgun sequence, a genomic segment contains:
- the LOC123893871 gene encoding protein FORGETTER 1-like isoform X2, which yields MCGASTVLFTFIFDRGVSWELANTMLKEKQKAEFGSSGDGFYKSNSEFMGKRHVILAFESSASAMYKIVRPTTGESPRDMHLAELTKKYSKVSSLEAAQISWEHEYEVSSKQCMHGPKCKNGKSCSVGSRLQEVNVLGGVVLPLWGKIQTVLSKQVRLIHRRLHIVCVETTSDNRRIVGLLVPNAAVTAVLEGLSTPSVGLTQVTSSAGLSTPSVGLTQVIELDD from the exons ATGTGTGGGGCTTCAACTGTTTTGTTCACATTCATCTTTGATCGTGGGGTTTCATGGGAG TTGGCGAATACCATGCTGAAAGAGAAACAGAAAGCTGAGTTTGGTTCATCTGGAGATGGCTTCTACAAGTCCAACAGTGAGTTTATGGGAAAACGTCATGTTATTTTAGCATTTGAAAG TTCTGCTTCAGCTATGTATAAGATAGTTCGTCCCACCACCGGAGAATCACCTCG GGATATGCATCTGGCAGAATTAACTAAGAAATATTCAAAAGTTTCATCTTTAGAAGCAGCCCAAATAAGTTGGGAACACGAGTATGAAGTTTCATCTAAACAG TGCATGCATGGTCCCAAATGTAAGAATGGTAAATCATGTTCAGTTGGCTCAAGACTACAAGAAGTAAATGTCTTAGGTGGTGTCGTTCTTCCTCTTTGGGGAAAAATACAAACCGTTCTTTCTAAGCAG gTCAGACTAATTCATAGGAGGTTACACATTGTTTGCGTTGAAACTACATCAGATAACAGACGTATAGTTGGGCTTCTTGTACCTAATGCAGCCGTTACAGCTGTGCTTGAag GTTTAAGTACACCTTCTGTAGGTTTAACACAGGTGACATCTTCTGCAGGTTTAAGTACACCTTCTGTAGGTTTAACACAGGTTATAGAATTGGATGATTGA
- the LOC123893871 gene encoding protein FORGETTER 1-like isoform X3 — MCGASTVLFTFIFDRGVSWELANTMLKEKQKAEFGSSGDGFYKSNSEFMGKRHVILAFESSASAMYKIVRPTTGESPRDMHLAELTKKYSKVSSLEAAQISWEHEYEVSSKQNGKSCSVGSRLQEVNVLGGVVLPLWGKIQTVLSKQVRLIHRRLHIVCVETTSDNRRIVGLLVPNAAVTAVLEGLSTPSVGLTQVTSSAGLSTPSVGLTQVIELDD, encoded by the exons ATGTGTGGGGCTTCAACTGTTTTGTTCACATTCATCTTTGATCGTGGGGTTTCATGGGAG TTGGCGAATACCATGCTGAAAGAGAAACAGAAAGCTGAGTTTGGTTCATCTGGAGATGGCTTCTACAAGTCCAACAGTGAGTTTATGGGAAAACGTCATGTTATTTTAGCATTTGAAAG TTCTGCTTCAGCTATGTATAAGATAGTTCGTCCCACCACCGGAGAATCACCTCG GGATATGCATCTGGCAGAATTAACTAAGAAATATTCAAAAGTTTCATCTTTAGAAGCAGCCCAAATAAGTTGGGAACACGAGTATGAAGTTTCATCTAAACAG AATGGTAAATCATGTTCAGTTGGCTCAAGACTACAAGAAGTAAATGTCTTAGGTGGTGTCGTTCTTCCTCTTTGGGGAAAAATACAAACCGTTCTTTCTAAGCAG gTCAGACTAATTCATAGGAGGTTACACATTGTTTGCGTTGAAACTACATCAGATAACAGACGTATAGTTGGGCTTCTTGTACCTAATGCAGCCGTTACAGCTGTGCTTGAag GTTTAAGTACACCTTCTGTAGGTTTAACACAGGTGACATCTTCTGCAGGTTTAAGTACACCTTCTGTAGGTTTAACACAGGTTATAGAATTGGATGATTGA